CTACGGCATGTATGACGCGGAAGTGCTGCCTGGATTCTGGTTTGCTTTGGGCGACCATATCGATGAGGGCGACATAGTATCTAAGCCGTCAACGCTGAACTACAACGGATACCTAGGGCCCGTGTACGGCGACACGTCGATGACGCAGCCCGCGTGGCCGTCACCGCCGTTCCCGACACCCAACACGCTCAATGCTAACAATTACGACTACAGCTACGGTATCCAAGCTGGCGACCCGTTAGCGGTGATAAAGTTCAATGTGGCCGGCGGCTTCCTCTATCAAGAGTAATGCTACTCGCTGCGCGTCAGCGTGCCGTTGTAGCGGTTGACGAGCAGCAGCAGGCCGTTGTCGGATAGCCAGTTCTCCTCAGTCAGTTCATCGGCGGCGGGCGTGGCAGCGTATGGGCCGATCGGATAGCGCGTGTCTTCCTCTGTGCCGGGTGCGTTTAAGAACGGCTCACGCTCGTACATCATGACGGCCGTGTGACCTTGCAGCCGTGGGCTCTGGACGCCGGGGAACACGGGATCGGGATTGCGAGGAATGCGTTGTCCGGTAGACAAGCCGATCAGGTCGCCAAGGGGCGTACCGGCCTGGATCGCGTAGCTGTCCGTCGATAGCTGGCCGTTGGTGTTGAACAGGACGATTCCGGTTCTCAGGAACCGATCGTTGTTCGTCACCACGCCCTGCGGATCGTTGACCAGCTGAAGTCCGATGCCCGGCTGAAGGTACTCAATATCCGCGTCAAACAGTTCAAGCGTGAGGGGCGGGGCTTCCTCCCAAAACGTGTTCTGGACCGCCGGCGGGTTCGGCGGGGCGTTTCCTGTCGTGCTGCTGGGAATATCCACTCGCGCGATGTAGCGGCGCGTGACGAACTTGCGATCGACGGGGCGTGCCGCACCTGTCGCGGAGTCAGGCGCATTGCCCACGCTCGCCTCATCAGCATCATTGCCCATCGCGCCGCCCGCGTTGCCCGTGTCCCATCCTGCGTAGTAGACCATTTGCCCGGCGGCATAACTGACGGTCTGACCGGCCGCGGCAGTCGTCGTCCACTGGTGGTAGTCTGATTCGCCACTTGTCGCGTCACCTGAGACGATCGCCATTGCCGTGCGTTCGTTGTCGCGGTCGAAGTAGAACGCAACGCCCATCGTCCGTTGCTGGTTAATCGCCTCGCTGCGGGCGCGACCGAGCAAGGCGCCGACGATGTTCTGCCCGGCATCCACGCTGCGGTTGCCCGTGATGAAGTTGAACGCCGGCAGGGCCAGCGCGATCAGAATCACGATCAGGCTGATAACGACAAGCAACTCGGTGAGGGTGAAGCCGCGCCTACGCATCTTTGCCTTTCGTTTCGACCGCGAAGCCGTGGCTACGCCGCTCGGAAATGGATTGCCACAGGCGACGCTCGTTGATCCAGCTCAGGATGACAAGGGCGACGGCCCCGGCAACGAACACGTACATCATGTGCAGGCTGATGGCGAACTTATACCACGACACGAAGGCCGCAATTCCAATCCCGCCCGCCACCAGACACAGCAGCAGGTTTACCCGCCGCTGGCCCGCCACTTCCCGAATATTCTTGTCAACGTCCATCCGGGGGGAATAATACGCGATGTCCATCAACTAATGGTAGCACAACGCCAAGAGGCCAAGAGGCGACCCCTTATAAGGTCGCCTCTTTCGCGTAATAGGTGGCGTGGCAGTGACTTAACTCGCAATCCTCAGCAGCGGCTGCCCCTTCGGGCGTGGTAGGGGTTAAAGGGCAGCGTTCACTCTTGCTTCGTACGCCAGCAACACCTTCTTCAGCTTTGCGCCGCCGAGCGTGCCCGAGTACTCACAGGTAACCAGTTTCTCATTGGCGATCGGCAGGAACCACCGCGGGATCGCCGAGCAGGGCCGGGGCAATCCCGTTGAGCACTGCGGCTCAGTGGACCTGTTCGGCATCGGAACGCTATCGGCCTCGCGCGGGCCAGCCGTGGCAGAGCACGCGATGACGATCGAGGTTCCGTCCGCCTCAGGATCGGGATCGACGACGATGATCGGCCGGCGCTTGTCGGTGTCGCCGTCCAAGGGCGGACAATCGTCCCACCAGACAATTAGCCCATGCCTGGGTTTGATGGCGATTGGTTTGGGTGGTGTGTTCCCCCGCAACGCTGCTGGCTCAAATTTGGGCGCGGTTGATCAGCTTTGCGGCGTTGGCCTGGGCCTTGCGCATCGCGTCGGCACGGTTGGCCTTCAACCGGTCCTTCACCTGCCGCAGGGTCGGCTCTTTAGTCCGCTCTTGGCGGTGCGCAGTAAACTCGGTCTCAACGAGGATCACGGCATCCTCCGAGAAAGTTTCACACGCGGCGTTGTGTAGGAGCATTGTGTTCATGGCAGTTCCCCAACTTTAGGCCCTTTGATCACAATAGTCGTCTGGGCAAACGGCGATCCGCCGTGCTCGGCACTGAAAAGGTACCTTCCGGGGGTCGTGATTTCAAATGGGGGAATTCTGATGATCAGCGTGTGCGTCTCAAGCGGATCACTCTTGGCGGGTGATTTTGCCTCCATTCCAAAGATAACATCGTCATCCTCGTTGCGGAAGTTTAGCTTGATCTTTTGACCCCCGTACACATTCGACCACCGTATATACGCTACATACGGACCAATGATCGCTGGCAGCTGCAATAATTGTACGCCCCCGATGACGCCCTGAAGGATGTGCTTGCCCCGTATCGTGCTCCGCAACACGTCGTCACAGAGCAAGAGACAGCTGTTCATCGGTGCTTCAAGCGAACTCTTCCCCACCTTGCGCCGCTTAGCCATGGTGCGATTCTGCGCGAGGAAGTGGTTCTCGTCCAGCGTCCCCCGCAATCCCAGCCCCATCCGACCCGCCCGGAACCCCTTGAACCAGTAATCGCCCCGCGTCGTGCGAGCCACGGGCGCCGGGCGCCGTTTGTCATCCCACCTCAAATCCGTAACCGTTACGTTTTTGACGCCGGCGCCCTCAGCCTCCCCCTCTGCCTCCCCCTTACCGGCACCTCCACCGGGCACTCCCGACACCTGCGCCGCTTGTAGTGCCCGCCAGCCGGGTTGTACGGCCTCTCTAGCGGCCATGGCGCGTGATGCCCGCACGCCAGCACGTCGTAGGCGGTGCGGCCCTGGGGGACGGTGCGGAGGACGGCGCGGAGGGGGTGGGTCATGGGGCGACCAGCAATATCCGGCGTGGATAGGACGGGTGGAAAGTCGTACCTGGGAAGGTCACAAGTAGCCCGCCATCATAAAGCGGCGCGCCGGCGAGAAGGGATCGAAGGTAGGCATCGCGGGTTTCGTCCGACCCGAACTCCAGCCACAGCCGGGGCCGCATGTAGGTCTGTGTCGGTTCTTCCTCAACTAAGTCAAACGGCGCGGGATAGTCAATCGCCATAATCGTCATCCTACCCTTCCCGCCCGGCGATGCCCGGCCGCTTTACGCTACGCCGTAGGGTCAAGTACGCGATACACAAGTCACCAGTCGCACCACAGCACGTCCTCCACCCTTACCCCGTCCCGGTGCCACACGTAGCAACGGACGTAGCGCCACGGCTCGCGGCGGGGGCGGAAGAGGAAGAGGAGGCGGGCGATCATCGGTGCCCCATCAGGCTAGGCGTGACGACCTCGGACAGATACCATTTCCGCATACATGGCAGAACGCGGCTCAATGGCGGGAACCGGCCAGGCTCGCCCGTGTGAGCCGCCATTTCGACCGCGCCAGCATCTAGGCATTCTTGGCACCGATGCTCTAGCCGTTCGTCTACGGTGCCGCAGTCGCCACAGAATTCCGTGTTGCACCGTTCGCAGCAGATGAACTGTATCGCGCCATCCTCGCCGCATCGCTTGCAATAGCGTTCGCTAATCATGGTTCACGCTCCCTTCTCTTCCGTGGTGGGCGTGGCTGGGGCAAGGGCGGCGCGGGCGCGAGCGCCGGGCATTCCCGTTGCGTCGTACCCGTCCACACTGCACAGGTTA
Above is a genomic segment from Tepidisphaeraceae bacterium containing:
- a CDS encoding prepilin-type N-terminal cleavage/methylation domain-containing protein: MRRRGFTLTELLVVISLIVILIALALPAFNFITGNRSVDAGQNIVGALLGRARSEAINQQRTMGVAFYFDRDNERTAMAIVSGDATSGESDYHQWTTTAAAGQTVSYAAGQMVYYAGWDTGNAGGAMGNDADEASVGNAPDSATGAARPVDRKFVTRRYIARVDIPSSTTGNAPPNPPAVQNTFWEEAPPLTLELFDADIEYLQPGIGLQLVNDPQGVVTNNDRFLRTGIVLFNTNGQLSTDSYAIQAGTPLGDLIGLSTGQRIPRNPDPVFPGVQSPRLQGHTAVMMYEREPFLNAPGTEEDTRYPIGPYAATPAADELTEENWLSDNGLLLLVNRYNGTLTRSE